The window ACTCCCTGTGTGTTAACTGAAACCCTCAAACCACCTTCAGAGGGCTTATAAAGATCCTTGGGTTCAGGGCtgggggggtgtagctcagtggtaaaatgctggtctaccatatgtgaggccctgtgttcaatccccagcaccacaaaaaaattctaGGGCTCCTAAACCTAAATTTATTAATAACCTAGTTCTCATTTTGAGGGCTGAGCCATTAGCTTTCGTTTCTACATATACTGCCTCTAAAGAATCATCAGGCAGTTTCTTGGCTTTTCAGGTGATGGAGACATTTAGGCAGTAAAATCTCAGATATCTGAGTCTCTCATTTGACTTGCCTTAGCACATAAAAAGCATGTACTGGACAAAGCCTGGGTCTTAATCTTGACTGCAACCCAGAGCTGTGTGTGTGGGTGCGCAAGATACTTAAGCCTCAATTTATGCCACACTGCAAAATTAATACTGAGTTTCAGAAGGCTACTGTAAGgattaaaatatgcatattatagTATCTGCCCTCAATTTTAAAGTGAGTTCCTTTCCCCACATGGGGTAAACTGTGTTCTTCGTAATAACAAGAGGCTATGGAGAAATGCCTAAAAAGAACAGGCTTAAAGTTACTATAAACTCTATCCCTTTTCtctgttaacattttttcatgtctggACCCTGTACTTAAGAGaatattatttggaaaatggGTCTAAAGAGCTCTAGAGAATTTCTATCCTTAAGGAAACTGAGTAAGGGACACAAAATTGCCTTAGAAACAGAAGGGACCCAATCATCTCCCACCTACCTAGACTAACTCCTTACCCTCCGCTTTCCTGTTATAAGCTAATACCAAGTCTGTTCATCTTAAAAAGTGCGGAATTGGacataaaatatgacaaaataatgTGCAATTACTTTATGAGAAACCAACAACAGGAACTGTACAGCTAGTCAGGTGAGCTTCAGAGCTGCATTACTTCACCAGGATCATCCTTGCTTACTTCCACAGGGgtctgagggggaaaaaagtatgTCAGGTGGGTCTAGTGGTTGCTAGGGTGAAAGGCTGAGGCAATTGCTCTTCTTGCCAAGGGTTGGCAAGGGTAGTTGTGTCCAATTCTGTCTTACCTAAGGCCTCTGATGCTGGCTGTCAGGGGGCTCAGCAATGTGGGAGTTGACaagaagtaaaaaggaaagaaatatctgCCACCAGAACCCTTTGCCAACAAGTATTTATGCAAAGAAAGGTTAAGTTTGGGTTGCTGAGATGGGTTGATTTAGGAAAATCCTATGAAGGCTGTGTGTTTAAAAATGTTCTGTTAGTGTAATACAGACTAGATCACCCACATCAGAAACCTTTGGCTCTGGGTCAGAAATATCCATCCCCTTACTTCTaagtaaagaacttaaaataaaaagaaaatatgtataaaaaagtGCATGAAAGAAAGTGGGAACTCTTCATTCTGAGTGTGAACAGTAATAGAAGTAGGTaagataatatatatacacatatgtgtgtgtgtatgtgtgtgtgtgtattattattattattttttttggtaccaggtattgaacccaggggtgcttaaccactaagccacatccccagcaccccctccctttttaaaaaattgattattttattttcagacagggtctcactaagttgctgaggttggctttgaacttgtgatcttcctacctcccaagcccctgggattacaggcaggtgccaccatgcccagctaacttttttttttaatacaagagTATTGGTTATTAAAGTTACTACACTTGGATTTACATGCTTAGTTTGTTACTTAGGGGTATATACTTCAAAGTAGGAACAAAGTCAAAGGTACACTTACCCCTCCTGGGGGATATTTAAATCCCTTCCACATCGTTCCTGCAATGAGAAGCATCCATAAGACAACGATCATTGTGGGGCTTCTTGCTTGCTGGTGGTATGTGCCTAGGGGAATGGATGGTTCTGGAAGGTGGTGTTCTATTCCCTGAGTCCTGGGAACTGGGCTGTCTTCATTAGGGACTAGAGGATGGATGGCCCAGCATGACAGCTCCTGGTTGAGGATCTCTGGGGTCTACTCTAAACTAAAATGGCTCTCCATGGCCATTTTGGGGGGGCAGGGCTCAGACACCAATTGTGACATCAGCCCCTGTGACACTTGGGAAACGATCACAGTGCACAGCTATGGGATGGCTAGCAAGGATGCCACATATGTTGGTGCTAAAGAAACCTTATCAAAAGGGCCCTATACTCCAGTGACTGTTTAGGATCTTGGTAACATCACACCCTTAATAACTAACTCATTGCATACCAAAATATATAACTATTGGCTTTAAGCaatcaaataaaaaaaggctattcaaaaaacaaaacaccctggATTTATTGGGGTGATTAACTGGTCAAATATATTATGAGCAATTAACCTTAATGCTAGTGTTAGGttgttcaaagaagaaaattctcacATTTTGTGAAATGCAATTTTCATCATGCAGCATAAACCTCCTTCACCATGGgataggaaaacaagaaagatgGACTATTATGCTTATTTTACAGCTGAAGAAATAGGCATAGAATAGTGTAAGTGATTTGGTCAGGGTTACACAATGTGGCAGTGACTCAGCTAAACATGTTCCCAGTTCTTCCATCCACATCCCCATGCTCACAAAGGTCTGACTGCTTTGGGCCAATGCTCTTGGGGAAATCCTGGGGCGAATGgataacaaaaacagaacaaaacaaacaagcaaaaaaccaacaacaacaaaaagccaatCCTCATGTATTGATCTTAGTATACCTAAGCCGGGCTTGACGCCCCTACCTTCTAAAAAAAGACTTCCAAAAAAACTGTTCCTCTAATCAGTATATTAAGACTACAAAGAGTTAAGTTTCTCTAACAATGGAAACTACTCAGAGGGGGAAGAAATAGGGTGCAAGAAACCCAGAAAGTGATTTTTGAAAGGGATAaggtcatttaatattttctgtagGCAGCCTGGTCCAGTGGAATGAATATGAGAGGCCAATAGGCCTAGATATCCATGTTTGTATCCTACCCTCACCATTGAGCTGGTTGTGTGCCCTTGTGTGAATGCTTGAAGGACATGTCATCAGTAAATCTTTGTTGATTAGTTCATTATTTTAGTTATCAAGTTAGTGTTTTACTAAATGCTAATTGTTAAGCTTTGCACTAAATACCTTACATGAATTCccatatgtaatttttataaaaatagttaaGATACTGAGATCTCCCCttgtatagatgaagaaactgaggttcaagaaagttatttaaatttcCCCAAGGTCACATAACTAATAAGTTGCAAAGTTAGAACCTGAACTTATGTTAAGAGTTAACTTGAACTTAACTCTAGTTTTATGATCTACCAAAAAGGTGGTTAAAAATGTTAGTACAAGCCGGGCACAGAAgtgcatgctggtaatcccagcaattcaggaggctgaggctagcaagattgaggctagcctcagaaatttagtgagacattgtctcaaaaataaaataaaaagggctagggatataagtCAAAGATATAGCACCCCCGGGTTTAATccctaggaaggaaggaaggaaggaaggaaggataagtTGGTACAAGATAGTACAGTATTTGTGAGGAGAAAATAAATGGCAATTATCTTCAAGAGCAATACCTatagggctaggggtatagctcaatggtacagcacttgccaaGTATGTGAAAGACCTGGATTCTGTccccaaaactgcaaaaaaaaaaaaaaaaaaaaaaatcacaacaaaacaaaagaatacctTGGCCTTAGTAGTACTCCCCCCAGTCCTCTTTTCCCACCGTATACCACAAATCATTTCCCCTTCTGTGGCTTACTGTGTTTTCCAGGAGAACAAACACTCTCCAAGGAGACTCCAGTGCTAGAGTTTTCTGGAAATGGGGAAACCCAGCCCAACAAATCTGACCACCCACTCACAATGACAGATCTTCCTCCAAAGCCCGGCTCCTCCGTCGTGCCTTGCTCTCACGAATGGGCCACTTCTGTTTCCACTTTAGAGTTGGAGGCTGAGtcggaaaaaaaattaaaagtcaagatGGCTTCTACTTGTTGGTCTTGTAGGTATGTACCTCTGTGTGGTTACTGGAAGTGCTGCTGAATTGTCCCCCAAGTCCCCACAGTCCCCATTCCTACCAGCAACTCATGATCTATTTGTCTTGGAATCCAGAAGCCAGGCACTATCTCCAGCAGACCCCTTATACATTTCAAGGAAGTGGGGGAAACAAAAAAGGACATAAAAGAAGGATGTCCCAATGCGATGAAGAGGAGCCTGGGAAACTAACTTTGTTCCCATCACATCCTAACTTCCAATTAGTGGCGAGACTTCAGCTCTCTTTCCTATTTGGTCAGAAATCCTAGATGGGAGTGTGAGGCAGAGCTAGAGGTGGCTTCCAGGGATTTACACACAAAGTCATTACTTACCACAATCTCTGGAAATGTGCCCATGTAACATGCAAGTCCAACAAAAAGCATCCAACCAAGCACAAtcatgataaaaaggaaaataatttctaaaatacaatCGCACAGTGAGAGACTATTCACCAAGATCTTGGCAAAGGAGTGTGCTCATGAAACCTTCAGTTGATAGAGATCTTGCATGTCAGTTCCATTCCTTGGCTCCAAAGGATCCCCAACTCCCTAATGGAGAAGTTGGAGTATAGTAGGCCATTGTGACATCATTAATCACATGGCCCAGACTCAAACCACACCAGAGATGCTTCCCCCGGACCAGTAGCTAAGCAGCAAACTAAGCTCTTTGTATCCATTATCTCATAGAAGCACTATGAGGTAGGTATTACTATTAACCCCATTTTGCTAATTAtaaaactgaggtttagagaggCTATGTGACTTGCACTAGGGTACACAGCTGGTGCTCAAGATCCTGCCAAGACAGGAAACAGCTGCTTGTTAGGAAGCTGGGGGTCTTAATATTAGAGACAGAGctggggattgtagctcagtggtacagcatatGCCTACCTGTGCAACCCCTACGTTCTaaccctagcactgaaaaaaagttAGAAACAGGTATTTGGAAATGTATGTTGTCTGATCATGACACCtgtgaatgaaacaaaataagtTCTATGAAAATGATAGATATATTTTCTGTCCCTACAGGACCTCCTTCTCATCTTGGAAGGTTTTCTCACTACTATTGATACATTCTtttatggcttttaaaaaaattgttctttttagttatacatgacagtatatgTTGACAAATTTATAAGAACATGGAGTccaccttattctaattaggattctagtcttgtggttgtacatgattatTCACTTGgggtatttatatatgtacataggaaagtcagattcattccttaTGTCTTCCCTATTCctgtccctgctcccttcccttcattcccctgtttatctactgaacttctatcctTTCCCCCACCCTCCTTGGTGTGGGTAAGCAtacacatatcaaagagaacattcaacctttgggtttttttttttaattggcttatttcacttagcataagtcaccagatccatccattttctggtaaatgtcataaaatcattcttttttgtggctgagtaaaattccaatgtgtacatataccacaatatctttatccattcatctgttgaagggcacctaggtttgttccatagcttagctactgtgaactgagccactataaacactgatgtgatgctgtttttaagtcctttgggtctatactgaggagtgggataactggtaattccattccaagttttctgaggaacctccatacggCTTTCCGTAGTGGTcacaccaattttcagtcccaccagcagtgtatgagtatacccttttccccacatccttgctgacatttattgttacttgtattcttgattgttaccattctgactggagtgagatgaaatctcaatgtagttttgagtttccttaattgctagagatgttgaacatttttttttcatatatttgttgaccatttgtattccttttggaagtgtctgttcagttctttgtccatttattgattaggatATTTGGGTCTTTGGTGTTGTttattagttctttatatatcctggagattaatacttgcactgaggtgcaggtggcaaagatttttctcccattctggagaCACTCTCTCAGAGctcttgatggtttcctttgctgtgaagaagctttctactttgataccatcccacttattgattcttgattttatttcttgtactttgggagtcttattgaggaagtcagttcctaagccaacatgatgaagtgttgggtctacattttcttctagtagatacAGGGTTTCTGATCTACtgcttaggtctttgatccactttgagttgagttttgtatagggtgatagataggggttcgatttcattctgctacatatggatttccagttttcccagcaccatttgttgaagaggctatcttttctccaatgtatgtttatggtgcttttgtctagtatgagctaactgtatttatgtgggtttgtttctgtgtcttttattctgttccattggtcttcatgtctgttttggtatcaataccatgctgttttt of the Sciurus carolinensis chromosome 11, mSciCar1.2, whole genome shotgun sequence genome contains:
- the Misfa gene encoding putative transmembrane protein SPTY2D1OS, producing the protein MIVLGWMLFVGLACYMGTFPEIVPPTLKWKQKWPIRESKARRRSRALEEDLSLVVQLSPPSPEHFIVLKRNPLLFG